A genomic segment from Vicia villosa cultivar HV-30 ecotype Madison, WI unplaced genomic scaffold, Vvil1.0 ctg.000816F_1_1, whole genome shotgun sequence encodes:
- the LOC131631382 gene encoding uncharacterized protein LOC131631382, translating into MARRSSGGVFFLSNMNENMKHFQKKLTELELEAEHLLLARHQLVENDKLRNGNREALTALRKKARTTTSSVPSPYGSIMKGVSRPLVQEVCTTCGNHDSFEQTWTMFPGTDLFVGIPFHAAHTILETDQAELDFEAKKLQSIVKEKTLIISETGALADKISPGVLKSLVTLNDKRK; encoded by the exons ATGGCTCGTCGTAGCTCCGGTG GAGTTTTTTTCCTTTCAAATATGAATGAGAACATGAAGCACTTTCAAAAGAAATTAACAGAATTGGAACTCGAAGCTGAACATCTTCTCTTAGCCCGGCATCAG CTGGTTGAGAATGATAAGTTGAGGAATGGGAACAGAGAAGCACTTACTGCATTAAGGAAAAAGGCTCGAACAACAACGAGTAGTGTTCCATCTCCTTATGGATCAATAATGAAGGGAGTTTCAAGACCTCTGGTGCAAGAAGTGTGTACCACCTGTGGTAACCATGACTCTTTCGAGCAGACGTGGACAATGTTTCCAGGAACTGATctgtttgttggaattccatttCATGCCGCTCATACTATATTGGAAACAG ATCAAGCAGAGCTTGACTTTGAGGCAAAGAAACTACAGAGCATTGTGAAGGAAAAAACACTTATTATATCAGAAACAGGTGCTCTTGCAGACAAGATTAGTCCAGGAGTGCTTAAATCGCTTGTAACCTTAAACGACAAACGAAAGTAA